The genomic segment TTATGGTCTTATTTATGACTCTTCGTGAAGACACTTATTGAGCTAATGGTTTACATAAATGAtcaatttagatttttaattgcCAGACTAATAATGAATGTACTGTTGCCGACATATGTTCCTTTTATCCCTTTTTAGTGTAtggaaataattatttttgattcTGGCCTCTATGTATAAGATAGTTTTAAAATCTTAAGCATGCACTGTTTATATCTACAACAAAAAGACAGAGTATGGAACCATCTTAAGgatatttaatttgaattatcaTGTCCTATGTTcgtcaaaaaaatttcaatctttAAGCGAGAAAATCTAGCCTAAAGGAAATTATGGTTGCTAGAGTTTAGATGTTTGGTGTGAGAACTGTGTACATTAGTAAATGGTTCAAAAATTCCCTTTAGATATTTATATACCTCTCCATGACTAGGTGAACTCATGATGTTTGTGTGTTTAGCAATCTTAATTTTTCTACAGTGGGAACTCTTGTAAGTTACCATAGATAAACTTATTTTATTCCCTTTTCTCTGTGTGCGCCCAACTCAATAAAGGACCTTGAAGCAAAAActatatattgatgtttttctctcttgtttagATTCCACACTTGAGACCTTCTGAATACAAGAGATTTATATCACCTAGAAACTGCAGAACTGTGAATCGTGCTTATAGAGGTGTGCTATCTGGAAGTGGTGTAAGGAAGAGATATGCCTTTTTTGTCAGCAAATTGCATATTGGCTTTTGATATATTTAACTAGAGTTTATCAACACAAGTACATTAATCCGTTCATGATTTACCTACGAAGAATCATCCGGACTTTCTTGGTGATAGAGCACATGTTGTAGTTTGGATATGATATTGTCTAGTTCATGCATGATGATGAACGTGCAAAACTTTAATGGTGATGTGTATTGTACTGGTGTAAAAGCATGTTGTGCTGGTATGAGTGGTATCATTGTGTGATGTATTGTTTGTAGGAAGGAAAAAGATTATAGATCATTGTATTACAATATTGCCTAATACAGTAGGAGTTATTTACACAATTTGAAGCCTTGGGGAATTTTTTGGTGAAAGTTGAGGTTTCTGCGGGAACATCATCTGTATGAGCGGACAATAATATAGATGCCTATGATGCTGCAGCCATTAAAGTTCGTCCCTGCAGCCTACCTGGGGCTCGAGTTGGTAACTTCGGAGGTCAAGTGATACTTCCACTTTCATACACTGTTGAGCATAGAGAGGCAAGCTTTTGTAGATTTATTTAATCTGCATTTTTGGCAATCCTAAACTGTTCCAGTTGGTCTTGTTtggagatttttgaggtttcttaTCCTAGTTATTGATAACGTGCTCCTTTTTTGCTTATAGTTGTTTGAGGTCATTAAGTTGGAAGGCCATTCTCCTAAGGATGCTATAATGCCAAGAGATATGTTTCTATTGCAAGTAAGTTTTATTTCTGCATGTGTAAATTGTGTGCTCTTTGTTGTCCATATTGTCACCTTGGTTCATTATAAATGAGATTTACTTTTATTAAAACCatatatttgttgaatttatatctatatcttgCATTTAAGTAAGTTGTGGATTATGGGAATATCTTTCTATGACTTGAAAGAATATTTAATATCAGAAAATCTAGAACAtcaacaagtaaaataaaattatataattttcagtaTGGAATACAAAGGATTCATGTATATAGTGTTGTATGAAAGGACAAAATTTTGTTCTATATGTGTGCTTagcatttttgtttttttgttaatttcttaGGATGGAGAAGTTCTAGAACCTTGATTAATTGATTTTGGATAGTAATCTCCTATCTTTGCCAAACACAAAAGTCGCTTTTGATTCGTATATTGGTCAATACCTTAAGCAGAAGCTGAATGTATGAGAATATTTTTGACTCTTAACATAGGTTGAAGCCGCTCCTCTTctgatttcacttttttttcctgATGATTTCCCTTGCTGCAAAAGTAGGAGTCAGGAATAAGGTACTGCCAACTTAGTGCAGGAAGTGTTCAATCCAAATTGCACCCTTGATCTTACCCCTGCCTTTGAAACTGGTCTGACGAAAAACAAAGTGGCCAATGACCTTCACATTGTTGGTGGCACATCAAGATCTGTCATGACAATTGCTTTTCAATTTGGTTTTGAAAGCCACATACAAGTGAGTGTTGCTTCAATGGCTCAATAGTATGTCCGAAGAATTATTTCATCTGTTCAGAGAGTTGCATTATCATTTTCACCCTTTCACTTGGGTTCTCATGGAGGTATTCATTCAGCATTGCGGACTCTTGAAGCACATACATTAGCTCACTGGATCTACCAAAGTTATAGGTTTGTGTTATATACTTGCATGTGTATCTAACACAAGTAATGATTTTTATGCCGTCGGTTGTTGTGCTTCTCCTATACCAAGCTCGAAATGAAAACATGGTGTCATGACAGAATTAGTTGGTTTAAATGTATAATGGTTACATTATTGCGAGTGGCATTTTCCAGAAATTAGTTTGATCAGTCAATCTGATGTATTTTTCTTGGTCACGTTAAAAGAAATCCTCAACCTTTTCAATCTGAAGTGAACCAATCCTCAAAGGCCTATGGCATCACTTAGATGCTATTATTTGCTGCTCTTCTAAGGTTTGTTCCCAAAGCCTCTTTTGATGCTGCCCTTTTTCATACGTCGGAAAGTAAACATTCACATATATGTTGTAAATAAGCCAACAACATCTTAGTGCTATTGTGCAATAAAATGatatttaactaatgataccAATGGACTATAGCCTACTGGAACACCAATTAATGTCGTAGCCTTGTATGAAACCCGAATGAGCCATAGGATTCATCTTAATCATTTTTTCTAATGCATCATGTGTGTATCAAGGCCTATTTTTTGATTACTTATCTTGCTATTTCAGGTAGGTACTCTAATTTATTCGTATTGTCAACGCCAACACTGGAATGAACCCAAAGTTATTGTGCATGGATGGTTGGTTCCTTCTCTAAGTTGCAACAGAAGTTCTAGTATTTCCTAATCTAtcttattttactcttgattttattataattatcttatttgaTATAGCTTCAGGTAGGTACTCTAATTTATGCTTGTATTGTCAACGCCAACACTGGAATGAACCCAAAGTTATTGTGCATGGATGGTAGGTTCCTTCTCTAAGTTGCAACTGAagttaggggcctgataggaacaggccttagtttaggtgtctaagtgaattttggcaacaagtttgagtgcctaTAGATAACTTTGGCCTTTCCTAATCTGtcttattttactcttgattttataataattatctTATTCGATATAGCTTCTGAAAAAGCGGCCAAGTTTGGCCTCTTCAAAGATGGCTATATGTTTGAATCATCAACTGGTTTATCACGGATGTAAGATTCTGTGTTGGCTTTGACTTGCAACAGtgagattttttatttgaattttacgGGAACACTAAGTTGCtcaaaaaaaagagacaaaaaaagaTAAAGGTCTTGTTGCCTGTTATTCAGTCCTCTTAgctataatattgatatttttctattttcttcctAGGTTACTGAGCTCACCAACATGTCCAATACTTGAAGGTATTGGAAAGAAGCTAGCTTTTGAGATAGCTGTTGGTTAAAACGACCGTGTGTGGGTATATAAATTtgttcattatttattatttttttttggtctgACCATCTTATTCGAAGTCACCAATACTTTTGCCTCTATTCTCAACTTAGATACTTGTTCTGCTGTAATAGATAAATGCTGAGCACTCCTTGTCGACCATCCTTGTTGCCAATGCAATAATGAACTCTGAGACCTTAACTCCAGTGCAGCAAATGATTATGGTAGAGAGGCTGCTTGATAGAGTAAATTGAACTGGATAATGTGATTGTAACTAGATGGCAGAACACATATATGACATAAAAGTTAATTTAGGATTTGCAACAATTAAGGATTTGACTGCTCTTGTTTGGTTGCAAGTACAATGCCAATTAGTtcttcaagttcataaactttTGAGTTCAATATTTATGCAGGCTTTGCCCGTTTTCACATTTGCAAATCAGGCTGGTCTTTACATGCTTGTGAAAACCTTGGTTGCACTTCAAGATATTACGTTGGAGAAAATAGATGATGATTATGGAAAGAAAAACCTCTGCATCGAGTTCCCACAGACGATGCAACAGGTTGGTACTCCTTTTATGTGGAAAAAATTTAATATACAGATGTGATTACAATGAGCTAATTTGAACCATTTCAAACTAATCAAAAAGCAATTGAAATAAAAGCAAGTCTTGGAAGGTCACCAAACACTACCTAGATGAAATATGCTTAATTACCCTAGTAAATTGATTAGCAAAAGAAGCTTCAGTGCTATGGTAGGTGTTGCTTTGTTTTGACTAGGAGTTCATTGGTTCAAAATGCAGAAACATCATCATGCTCAAATGCAAAAAAACACATACAAATGACCAATGTTCTTCGACTCTCCCTGATCCCGCACATACCGGAATCTTATGTACTGATTTGTATGCCATTTTTATCATGACCTTTGCAGTTCCTAATTGCTGTATTGGCTTAATTTGTTGACAGGGTTTTTCATGTCTACAGGGGCGAATTCGCTTGTCAAGCATAAGCATTCCTATTTCTTACGAGAGAGTTGTGGCGTGGAAATTTATGAATGAAGAAGCCATTCGAACTTGATACTATGTGTGGGAAAACTAATCATTTGCTTCGCTTTTGGGTTTGGATTACTAGTTTGTTGCATATTTTGGATTATtataaatgaaaatttgttttgtgatgtgtgtatatataactgtatttataatttattatatggtTGACTATTTCATCTAAACCATCGTATTTGAAGTAGTTCAATAATAGGAGAAAAAATTGTTGCATAATCTGATAAACTATTGCAATAGCTAAATAATATTGTTGCAATAGCTTGCAAAAAAAagttgcaatagacaaaaaaaaccgttgcaataggttgtGAAAAATCGTTGCAAAATACAAATAAGTGTTgcaatagatttttgaaaaagttgtaatagaataataaaattgttGCAATAGGGTTATTGTAATGTTGTATTATTGTTGCAATAGGGTCTATTGCGATGGGTGACAACCGTTGCCATAGCCAAGTTTAACAGTCCCAACAGGAGGTGAACAAAATCGTTGCTATAGgtaggtctatggcaacggttgGCATAACCATCGCATAAGCCATTGCCATATATCTATGCCAACGCTCACATATGGGATGCCTTCCAAACCATTGCGATAGGTCTATTGCAACGTCTTTATGTCTATATCAATAATTTTTGAACCATCgtcataggggtaatttctaatAGTGACACACCTTTactttaaaatcacaaaatttagaAGTCTTTTGTTATTTATTAACAAACTAAAGCACTTACATTGACTGTAAAGTGTACAATATCAAGGACTCAAGATACACCAATCATAAAGATTcacttaaaagaaaaagaatttagtgtcaagaaaaataagaaaaagacaaaaaaaagtaaagaatccaaaagaaaaaaaggaaagaaaaaaaaaggagctACGTGGAGCAGTATTAAAGGACCAAAAGTTTTGTGAGAACTACCAAAATTTGGTATCCTcccttatatataaataaaaataaatatataatatataacacTATTTTCATGAGGCTCGTGCTAAACCCAGGTccaaacttaaaatataaaaataataatttaaattttaaaaatataatccatattttttaatttataaattaccATAATCTAATgactaacataataaatatattttgttattaatttttataattattaaatttcttaTTCACGTAATtggatatttttaaataaaaatttatttgagcgaaaaaaaattataatgaccctccagaTCATTTTCTcgattttcataaaatttttggcGTTTTATGCCTTCTCATAGTGGCtgcaggtcatttatgacttgtcggAACTATAGGTTCGATTTTCAAACAGTTCATTTGAGTTTTAagctcatttctctattttggagttTCACTGTAAGAAATTATTTCGGATAAAAACTCCTACTAAACGgatcaaaatgaaaattttgactaagtCGTCAGCTCCGAaacgtcgattttaggctaggggcaCTCTTGATCTGGAAATTGAGGCTTCCGTACTTATTTTGGACTATTGGATAGATttgatgaaaaatgaaactatatgCGTAGGACCAAATTTAATCAAAACTATCTCAGATAAATTTTTTGATGGTTCTATTGAGTTTgcaatatcaaatttggtatgatAGCAAATTTTATTTGTGCGCACGGGCTTCCGAATTAATTTCGAACTCCCGATCAAAGTTCATTGGGACTTAGCTTTTTCTAGTTTCCCAGCTACTGGTTCAGGGTCATTTACCTTTTGCATTCGTGAAGGATAGGCTGCATTCACGTTGGGTTAGGTCTTTGACCATCGTGTTCGCGAGCCTTCCACCGCGTTCATAACAAAGTGTTGACCTAATCCAACCCTTTTCTCTTCTTCGTATTCGCCACCTATAGTCTCATGTTCGCGATAGCTCATCTCGTTTGCCATCATGTTTGCGATATCTCATCCCAATTTTCTTTGCATTCGTGACCCCTTGCTCGAGTTCGTGAAGGGCAATTTTTGTAATCATCACATGTGCTAACCTTGTCCCTCGTGAATATGAAGGCCAATTGCCTGCAATATATAATCCCTTTCTCTGTGATTTTCACCATTTTCTAAGTTCCAATCCACCATTATTGAACCCTAGAGcttgaaaaagagtgaaaaatcatccattaagACTAAGATAAGCTAATTTTACGCCTCATGATCATTTCTCATTGTTTTCCCCAGTCAAATTCCTCCCTTTTCCTTGTAAATTTCCCCAGTCAAATTCCGCCATTTTCCTTGTAATTCTGAGAGTTAATTTTATAAATTCCCTAAATTTAGGGGATGATTTGAGCCCCGATTTGTGCTCCATTTGTGCTTAAATTTTGACtacacattccttgtccactaGTGACCTCGAGACAgattcaactttaaaattttgtttgCAAGTACTACGAGCCTATTTTAGACCCCAAAATTTGAACCaagtatttatattaaaatatggGTTTCATTTAACTGATTTTAATgtatagattataattttgatcgTGTGAAGATATTTCAGGATCCTGGAACAAAGATGAGCGATTTGTGGATGAGTTGAGATTTATAAttcagctttgaggtaggatttGATTGTCTATGAAATTGTGTGTTGTATAGATTGCATGCTAGGTAAGGTTTATAGGATAGGTTTATATCTAGTAATATAATGATTTGACCTATTTAGGGAATTTAGATAGAACTGTAACTCGAGCCCTAGCCTAGAATACCTGTCATGGTTGTTAGGACCCTATTGAACCgaattattggtttggtttgctACAGATTGACACGGAGGACCCTCTTTTAATATAAGGCTTACCATGTTACTTAGTGAATTGGGTGATATTCTCTGATTAGATCCTCTTAGTATCTTTATGCCCTTGTTTACCTTTGTTTCTCCGTTTATGTTACTAACATCTTATTGAGTTATATATGATTGGGCCCAAGCCCATGTTTGTGATACCAATTGGACACCAAGTTGGTACTTTATGCTTATAAAGGACGTGGTTATAATTATGGAAGCGTAGACACTTACAATTGTAATATTTGGATACTGGTGGTAGCATGTATACAGTTAGGCCATTTATACTTATTTAGTCGTATGATTCTGGTTAAAACTTAGGTTTTACTATTGATTCCTAAAAAGGTATTTATTCCCACCTTTCTTAACTTTAAAATTGATTCTTCGAAAGTGAAAGTCATACCATCCTTATTATTGATTTAGGACATCTTATAttaaacatattattttgaaAGTTTGACTGAGGCTGATTTCGATCCATTGTTAATCCACTATTTACCACTACTTATGCACTTCAGTCAAGGgagattttgatcctttctaCATTACTATACCGTTTTTCTATTGGACTCAATCTCGGGCAATGGATTTACAAATATACATTTATTCATTTATGGTTCAAGTCTGATATTTGTTATTATAATTTATACTTCTCTCTGATATTGAACGGAGTAAATCTCGATAGTTACTGGCATTCCTAGTTTGGGACCAGATGGAGTATACACATAGTTCGTGTCAATTATGGTCCCTTTTGTTTGATAAGCCATGATGCTGGAGAAAGATAGTCACTGTAGGTCCTGCTCTTGCGAGCTATCGAGCTGAAGGAGGTCTATACACTTAGTATAGTTTGGCATTCAATTGATTAGGTATTATTGGTTGACATTGCATTCATTTATTACTATCCTGCCTATCACCATTATAATTACTTGGCGCCTGTATATATCGATCTTATTGGGGGTCATATAGGTACAAGTTATGGTTACTGTTTGCTTGTACATTTTGAGATTAGTCCCGAATAGGTTACTGATTGTCTGGGCTAGCCGGTTACATTATTGTTGATTGTTACCATATAGTTCGGGGCATGTTGGTTGTGGACTGGTACCCGTGGTTATCTGTATGTTTCTCATCCATCTTCTCTATTATGGTAAGATACATTGTTGTTCGGTTATCTAATGATTAGTCACACTTAGGTTAGAGGCTTTAACTATGCTAGTACTAGCTCCCTTATTTTTCTATGATCCTCGAGATGTTAGGTTGGCTCCATTTAGATAGCAACTTGAGTTTAATTATACGTATATATGgcattaccatatatccctctgattctttatttatttttgttgtgtgtgtatgtgtgtgcgtgcgtgtatatatatgtatatatttctttgtttatttatatatatcctttggccttgtactactactatatatccttcttccacTCTTCATTTATATATGGACTATTAATTTACGGTATTACACTTTATTCCCTGATTACTGGTAGAATAGcgtattttatccttattactTCATTGGCGTTATTATGTTTCATTTCTTGGATAGTTACCTGTATTTTATATTCTTGTCttacatgttatttatacttgcattTTTTTAGAGCTCATACAGTCGGTGCCTACTGAGTGCCATATGTTGTACTCATACTGCACTTCTGTAACTTGCAGATTAtcatgtgagttctcatagttgatgtgtgcatcatatAGAGCATCCATGGGTAAGAGATTAGGGGTGAGCTCCTGACGCCTGGAGTGTCTTGCTCTCCCTTTTATTGTTAGATTGATATCTATTTTTGCATTTCAAAGATGGTTGTGTATatattcttatgtattttatcTTACACTTCTATTGTATTAAAAACTTTTGTACTGGCTTCACCAAATTTTAGGGATATAGCtactttctttttacttttttttctccttgttattttgtttttctttcacttttctTATGAGTCGGTTACTTGTTTCAGATAATAGGttgtcttacctactagtgggttatggtagaTGCCATCATGATCAGAGAAATTGGATCAtgaaaattggtattagagcctaagtttaATAGTGTTTGTGGTACAAGATTTAAGTGCCTAGTTTCCTGCGGATTGGTACAGAGATGTTTGTATCCTATCTTctggaggctacgaggcattctTAGAAAATTCTATTGTGTGTACATACTTTTATGAACCTCTAGGATTTATTTTGACTCCACTCTTTCCCAGATGGATAGCATGAGGTTGTCAAAGATGCGGATGGGACTTCTAAGTGTGTCGCTTGAGTTTCAGCTCAGAGTCAGACTAGGGAGTTAGAGATAGATATCGAGGATCTTCTACATCAGCCAGAGGGTTTGGGGCCAGCCAGGCTCCGATAGAGTTTGGGGCATCCTCAGATTTTTAGGATACTGTGTTAGGGATTCTGAGCCTCTTCGTGGATACTTCACAATTAGTGGTGGTGTTCGTTACATTAAGTGATTCTCTAGCCAGAGTTGGTTTTATTTGTGTTCAATATGGCTCTTTATCAGTTTCagagtatgagattgggtttctcGAGTGGGCTACATATACTTCTATGTTATTTTCTATAGAGCATGAGACGGCGCGTGGATATATTAAAGGATTGTCTTTACCATTTCGCTTGGTGTTAGAGCCTTTGATAGCATCTAGTTTTACTTTTCTTCAGGTTATTGATCATGGAAGGGATACAAAGAGGGCATATATTGAGACATGGTAAGAGGCTATGTCTGCAGTGCAATGGTTGTAGTATTCCATCTGGAGGTAGGAATACTCCAAGAAAATATCAACCTCATTTTTGCTTCTTATCAGGTTCGTATAGGTAACCCTATAGGTTATAAGTGGCTCTCAGATAGTTCACGCTGGTATTGGTGGATAGAGTTTTGGTCTGATATTTTGGAGTGTTCGGCCTAGTTTTTTGGGTTGCGGTAGCCATTCTAGCTTAGCAAATACAGTGTATCAGAGAGTTCTAGGGGTATGTTTTGATTGTGGTAATATTGGTCATTGGTCTAGGGAGTGCCTTAGGCTTCAATTGGTCAGCCAGTTGAGGTTCGCTTGTGTTTCTCATCGGATTAGAGCTTGATGGATTTGTTGTGACTGTAGAGAGATCctttatttattgaaatagtGTCCCCAATGCAGGTTTATTAATTAGTCACTACGGTCAGATCAGTCTCTTAGAGATAGGGCACCTTCAGCTAGAAGAAATACCACTAAGTGTTTCAGTTGGTCATTTAAATGCTCGGTCTGGGTTGGGCACGTTTAGATTCTTACTTCTTTAGGCAATCAAGGACCATGACTTCGAGTTCCATCATTATAGGTTTGATTTTGCTTTCTATCTTTTAGCTTATATTTGAATTGTGTTGGGGGTTCCATACCCATCGGTGGTTACATACCTTGTTGTTATTATATTAATTGTCGTATGCATTTGGGTAGATTTATGTGTACTTGACTACCCCTATAGATAATTTCTTTTAGTATTGGATTGACTGGATAGGTGTGGTAATTTCCTTGTGGTGTAACAtttgggttaaagtcccttttCATTGGCATATTTACCTTGGTGTGATAGTTGAGTGGTACTGGTTGtgctttttattttcttgtgccATATGCACTTTATACTGTTGTTTTTAATCTTATTATTTCGtctttgattgtttttttttcttgatagaTGACTAGAGTAGCATTATCTAGTTAGTGTTCCCTTCCTTGTGATTCTTGCCCATTGGCTTAGACGACTACCTTGGTTGGTTAGTTTTTCTCCCTACTAGTGAGGTGAGGTAGATTGTCGAATGGGTTGTGAAAGTGAAGGTAGGTCTGGCTTTTTGTGGTTCTATTGAGATTCTAGCattgacattttatttttatgtccCACTTCCAAGGTTGATCAGTTTGAGATTTGCCCTTCTAGTTCAGCAGGTTCGTTACATGGTAGTGGTCTTGatcttggtgttgttgttgacttgggtactctattttttattctatgTTAGTTGTGGTTCAGTTGAGCCAAGGGATTTTTAAATAAGTAAATTTAGAAAATTCTCAATTGCCATTTATTTGGCTTGGTATGGCTTCATCGAATGCTTCATCTTGGATACATGTGCTTGTGTATCAATTGTGTAACCATTCCTTTGGGAGTGAGTATTTTTTGCAATCAATTTAGTATTGGTTTGACCAAATTTAGTCTaagattgtattttttttgagttaattgagATTTGGATGCCATTAGTTCTTTTTGCAGCCTTTGTGAGTTCTTGTTATGCCATGATATGTTGTAAATTTGACTGCTCGTGCCTTCAGACAGTGGTTTTGCTCCATTCTGACTATGTCTTTGGCGACATTTCAGTTTCGGCCCTTGCGGGAACCGTTCTTTGaagtgagattgattttggtatttgatcTTCTTGAAGATTTATTGGATCCagttataatttttaattcttttgaaTGAGGTATGGGTGTCAAACAACCGGCCCGAACCAGCTTGCATAATAAATCGGCCCGGTTTGACCCAGCCcggtaagcccaagggctttaggATTTCGGGTCCCgggccattttttttaatttgggctcGGTTAATCCAGCCTGGACCAAGCCCGCCAGTTAACCGGCCCggttacctttttaaaaaaaaaatgaattttgggccaaactagctgTTAGCCCAAcgactatatagccgtttttgggtccaaatggatagtttgggcccatttattagaaaaaaaaatttacattaaaaattatttttaaatcccaaaaaaattctataaataccctacaactttaaatcatttttcacacaatttttcactctctcaaatctcattctctctcaaatctcaattctcaaatattcaatatatttaatttcttaaagtgttcactttaattttttaatttttcgtttacaaagtacgagcagAAGTTTccaaagtcgcaaccttcggatacttccaaaattttgtcgttccatctcttacgtttaatttttatttattatattaattgtttaatatttaattttatt from the Capsicum annuum cultivar UCD-10X-F1 chromosome 9, UCD10Xv1.1, whole genome shotgun sequence genome contains:
- the LOC107842403 gene encoding homeobox-leucine zipper protein ATHB-15 translates to MALPVFTFANQAGLYMLVKTLVALQDITLEKIDDDYGKKNLCIEFPQTMQQGFSCLQGRIRLSSISIPISYERVVAWKFMNEEAIRT